A window from Vigna angularis cultivar LongXiaoDou No.4 chromosome 7, ASM1680809v1, whole genome shotgun sequence encodes these proteins:
- the LOC108337653 gene encoding MDIS1-interacting receptor like kinase 2: MQKAKTPFCEHSSLTSKSNMMFTKLVKFQYILTTFFFSLLRFYSSEVSGVSLSNGTVMFGYEAVEDENIEASALLKWKASLDNQSQVSLSSWSTFTTPCKWKGIVCDESNSVSTINLENFGLQGTLLNLNLSSFPKLLRLYVSYNNLSGPIPRQIGNMSKISVLKMKHNYFSDSIPLTIGMLANLVTLDLSCNLLSGTIPSLRNLTNLEHLILFSNLLSGPIPEDLGGLHHLRTIKLLDNHISGPIPSSIGDLPNLMKLRLTRNILNGSIPSSLGNLTKLIELSIAENKLSGSIPASIGNLVYLERLNLAQNKLSGHIPSTFRNLTKLTFLLLYVNKLTGSFSIATSNLTNLVNLQLSYNHFTGPLPQYICLGGSLQNFAANENRLTGPIPSSLKNCSSLMRLNLAKNMLMGNIPNDFGLYPNLKYIDLSRNAFNGNLSSNWVKCHNLTGLIISYNRLFGGIPPELGQAPKLQMLELSSNRLTGKIPKELGNLTQLFHLSISKNNLSGNIPIEIGSLKNLQLFDLATNNLSGPIPKQLGRLLKLNHLNLSHNNFTESIPSEFSQLQHLRELDLSGNSLNGKIPATLGKLKMLENLNLSHNNLSGNISASFKNMFSLTNVDISNNQLEGPIPNNRAFLNAPFQALQNNKNLCGHASGLMPCPQVLSHSPNNIKTMMFLLFLALGALFVVGVSLYIHSQKARKMKKQEKEEQNRDLFSILHYDGKIVHETIIEATNNFDEKYLIGKGGFGGVYKAILPSGQIVAVKKLQVEVDREMVDFKAFTSEVRTLTEIKHRNIVKLHGFCEHPRYCFLVYEFVEGGSLDKVLSSETHAAMFDWNKRVNVVKGVANALYHMHHGCSPPIVHRDISSKNVLIDLEYEARLSDFGTAKILNPNSRNLTSFAGTCGYAAPELAYTMEVNEKCDVFSFGVLCLEIIMGNHPGDLISSMHSPSSTSVTANLLLKDVMDQRLPLPVMPVVKEVVIIAKVAFACLNERPLSRPTMEDVYNKFVMPKSPLTRETLNTIVLGQLQND; encoded by the exons ATGCAGAAAGCAAAAACACCATTTTGTGAGCATTCATCTCTTACCTCAAAGTCCAACATgatgttcacaaagcttgtaaAATTTCAGTATATTCTCaccacctttttcttttcacttttaagGTTCTATTCCTCGGAAGTTTCTGGTGTATCTTTATCCAATGGTACTGTTATGTTTGGCTATGAAGCTGTCGAAGATGAAAACATTGAAGCAAGTGCTCTATTGAAGTGGAAAGCCAGCCTTGATAACCAAAGCCAGGTTTCCTTGTCTTCTTGGTCTACTTTCACTACCCCTTGCAAGTGGAAGGGAATAGTTTGTGATGAATCCAACTCTGTCAGCACTATAAATCTTGAAAACTTTGGACTACAAGGTACACTTCTCAATCTAAACTTGTCATCCTTTCCTAAGCTTCTGAGGTTGTATGTAAGTTACAACAACCTCAGTGGACCTATTCCTCGTCAAATTGGTAACATGTCCAAAATTTCGGTGTTGAAAatgaaacataattattttagtgaTTCTATCCCCCTGACAATTGGAATGTTGGCAAATCTTGTTACACTTGATTTATCATGCAACCTTCTCTCTGGTACAATCCCTTCACTTAGAAACTTAACAAATTTAGAACACCTTATCCTCTTCAGCAACCTTCTCTCTGGTCCCATTCCTGAGGATTTGGGAGGACTTCATCATCTCAGAACAATCAAGTTGTTAGATAATCATATTTCTGGGCCAATCCCTTCTTCCATAGGAGACCTGCCTAATTTGATGAAACTTCGGCTCACTCGAAATATACTAAACGGGTCAATTCCTTCCTCTCTTGGAAACTTGACAAAACTCATCGAATTGTCCATAGCTGAAAACAAGCTTTCTGGATCAATTCCTGCTTCCATAGGAAACTTGGTCTATCTAGAAAGGCTTAACCTTGCACAAAACAAACTTTCTGGACATATTCCCTCTACCTTCAGAAATTTGACTAAGCTTACCTTTCTATTACTTTATGTGAACAAACTTACCGGAAGCTTCTCAATAGCAACAAGTAACCTGACCAATTTAGTAAACTTACAACTAAGCTATAATCATTTCACTGGTCCTTTGCCACAATATATTTGCCTTGGAGGGTCACTTCAAAATTTTGCAGCCAATGAAAATCGTTTGACTGGTCCAATTCCATCAAGTTTGAAGAACTGCTCTAGTCTTATGAGGCTCAACCTTGCAAAAAATATGTTGATGGGAAATATTCCAAATGATTTTGGTCTGTATCCAAATTTGAAATACATAGATCTGAGTAGAAATGCCTTCAACGGCAACCTTTCATCAAATTGGGTCAAATGTCATAATCTCACAGGCCTAATTATCTCATACAACAGATTATTCGGTGGTATACCCCCAGAGTTAGGCCAGGCACCTAAATTACAAATGCTTGAACTTTCTTCAAATCGTCTAACAGGAAAGATTCCAAAAGAACTTGGGAACTTGACCCAATTGTTTCACCTCTCCATAAGTAAGAACAATCTTTCAGGCAATATTCCCATTGAAATTGGTTCCTTAAAGAACCTTCAGCTCTTTGATCTTGCAACAAATAATTTAAGCGGTCCAATCCCAAAACAGCTCGGCAGGTTGCTCAAGTTAAATCACTTGAACTTAAGCCATAACAATTTCACGGAAAGCATTCCATCTGAATTTAGCCAATTGCAACATCTTCGAGAACTTGATCTTAGTGGGAATTCTTTGAATGGAAAAATTCCAGCAACACTTGGAAAATTGAAGATGTTGGAAAACTTGAACCTCTCCCACAACAATCTCAGTGGAAACATTTCTGCCAGTTTTAAGAATATGTTCAGTTTGACAAATGTTGACATATCTAACAACCAGTTAGAGGGTCCAATTCCTAACAATCGAGCCTTTCTTAATGCTCCATTTCAAGCActgcaaaacaacaaaaacttgTGTGGCCATGCTTCTGGGCTGATGCCTTGCCCGCAGGTCTTGAGCCACAGTCCTAATAATATCAAGACCATGATgtttttactattccttgcttTGGGTGCACTATTTGTGGTTGGAGTTTCACTATATATTCATTCgcaaaaagcaagaaaaatgaaaaagcaagagaaagaagaacaaaatCGAGATCTTTTTTCTATATTGCATTATGATGGGAAAATAGTGCATGAAACCATCATCGAAGCAACAAATAATTTCGATGAAAAATATCTCATCGGAAAAGGAGGGTTTGGAGGTGTTTACAAGGCCATCTTACCCTCTGGCCAGATTGTTGCTGTGAAGAAACTTCAGGTTGAAGTTGACAGggaaatggttgattttaaggcTTTTACATCTGAAGTTCGAACCTTGACAGAAATCAAACATCGTAACATTGTGAAGTTGCATGGGTTTTGTGAACATCCACGCTATTGTTTCTTGGTTTATGAGTTCGTAGAAGGTGGCAGCTTGGATAAAGTACTAAGCAGCGAAACACATGCAGCAATGTTTGATTGGAATAAGAGGGTTAACGTTGTTAAAGGAGTGGCAAATGCTTTGTATCATATGCACCATGGTTGCTCTCCTCCTATTGTCCATCGTGACATATCAAGCAAGAATGTTCTTATAGATTTGGAATATGAAGCTCGCTTATCTGACTTTGGAACAGCAAAGATTCTGAACCCTAATTCACGTAATTTAACTTCGTTTGCAGGCACTTGTGGATATGCTGCACCAG AGCTTGCTTATACAATGGAAGTGAATGAGAAATGTGACGTGTTCAGTTTTGGGGTGCTTTGTTTGGAAATAATAATGGGAAATCACCCAGGAGATCTGATTTCTTCTATGCATTCACCATCTTCAACATCAGTAACAGCTAATTTGCTATTGAAGGATGTGATGGACCAACGACTACCTCTTCCAGTGATGCCAGTTGTTAAGGAGGTGGTCATCATTGCAAAAGTGGCATTTGCTTGTTTGAATGAAAGACCACTTTCTCGTCCAACCATGGAAGATGTTTATAACAAGTTTGTTATGCCTAAGTCACCTTTAACGAGGGAGACACTCAACACCATTGTACTTGGACAACTTCAGAATGATTGA